A portion of the Adhaeribacter radiodurans genome contains these proteins:
- the infA gene encoding translation initiation factor IF-1 — protein sequence MAKQSSIEQDGTIVEALSNAMFRVELENGHQVISHISGKMRMHYIKILPGDKVKIEMSPYDLSKGRIVYRYK from the coding sequence ATGGCAAAACAGTCTTCCATCGAACAAGATGGGACAATTGTGGAAGCATTGTCCAATGCAATGTTTCGAGTAGAATTGGAAAATGGACACCAAGTTATTTCACACATCTCAGGAAAAATGCGTATGCATTATATTAAAATTTTACCTGGTGATAAAGTGAAAATTGAAATGTCGCCATATGATTTATCTAAAGGTAGAATAGTTTATAGATATAAATAA
- the rplF gene encoding 50S ribosomal protein L6, with amino-acid sequence MSRIGKLPIALPANVEIILESNNLVKVKGPKGALETQVDRDLLLTKEDGKLIVGRPTEQKRHKALHGLYRSLINNMIIGVSEGFKEQLELVGVGFKATAANNTLELSLGYSHNIFLALPKEVSASAITEKGKAPVIILESIDKQLIGQVAAKIRSLRKVEPYKGKGIRFVGENVRRKAGKTASK; translated from the coding sequence ATGTCACGTATTGGAAAGTTACCAATTGCCCTTCCTGCGAATGTTGAGATAATACTTGAGTCCAATAACTTGGTAAAGGTTAAAGGTCCAAAAGGAGCTTTAGAAACTCAAGTGGACCGCGATTTATTATTGACGAAAGAGGATGGAAAACTTATTGTAGGAAGACCAACAGAGCAAAAGCGTCATAAAGCATTACATGGTCTTTATAGATCCCTTATCAACAATATGATCATTGGAGTTAGCGAAGGGTTTAAAGAACAATTAGAACTTGTTGGTGTTGGTTTTAAAGCAACTGCCGCTAATAATACTTTAGAATTATCATTAGGTTATTCTCATAATATATTTCTAGCATTACCTAAAGAAGTATCTGCAAGTGCGATTACAGAGAAAGGTAAAGCTCCTGTAATTATATTAGAAAGTATCGATAAGCAATTAATCGGGCAAGTAGCTGCGAAGATTCGTTCTTTACGCAAGGTTGAACCTTATAAAGGAAAAGGTATTCGCTTTGTTGGGGAAAATGTTAGAAGAAAAGCTGGTAAAACAGCCTCTAAATAA
- the rplR gene encoding 50S ribosomal protein L18 has product MSVQKSERRLRIRRSIRNKISGTATKPRLSVFRSNKAIYAQLIDDQAGRTLVYVASPSLENGAGSKIEISATVGSTLAAKAQELGITEVVFDRSGYLYHGRVKSLAEGARNGGLKF; this is encoded by the coding sequence ATGTCAGTTCAAAAATCAGAAAGAAGATTAAGAATAAGACGGAGCATCAGAAATAAAATTTCTGGCACAGCTACAAAGCCTCGTTTGTCTGTTTTTAGAAGTAACAAAGCCATTTATGCCCAGCTTATAGATGATCAAGCAGGAAGAACTCTAGTTTATGTTGCTTCGCCATCTTTAGAAAATGGAGCAGGTTCAAAAATTGAGATATCAGCTACAGTAGGAAGTACATTAGCGGCAAAAGCGCAGGAGTTAGGGATAACAGAAGTTGTTTTTGATAGATCAGGTTATTTATATCACGGAAGAGTTAAATCATTAGCTGAAGGAGCCCGTAACGGAGGCCTTAAATTCTAA
- the rpmD gene encoding 50S ribosomal protein L30, with protein MAQIKVTQIRSIIDSPEKQKQTIKALGLGKISKSVLVENTPQIAGMIRKVHHLVEVKEL; from the coding sequence ATGGCACAAATAAAAGTAACTCAAATCAGAAGTATCATAGATAGCCCCGAGAAGCAAAAGCAAACAATAAAAGCTTTAGGTTTGGGCAAAATTAGCAAGTCTGTTTTAGTTGAAAATACTCCTCAGATTGCTGGTATGATTCGTAAAGTTCATCATTTAGTAGAAGTAAAAGAATTATAA
- the rplO gene encoding 50S ribosomal protein L15: protein MNLSSLQPAAGSIKDRKRIGRGTGSGRGGTSTRGHKGAKSRSGYSSKVGFEGGQMPLQRRVPKFGFKNFNRVEFTPVNIDVISSLIANNEVKVVDFIFLKTHGLVSKNAKVKVLGRGTFDASIEVQAHAFSQSAIEAIEKAGGKTVVVI from the coding sequence ATGAATTTAAGTTCGTTACAGCCAGCAGCTGGGTCTATAAAAGATAGAAAAAGAATAGGACGGGGAACTGGTTCTGGCCGTGGTGGTACTTCCACTCGTGGTCATAAAGGAGCAAAATCTAGATCAGGTTATTCGAGTAAAGTAGGTTTTGAAGGCGGGCAAATGCCACTTCAAAGACGTGTTCCTAAATTTGGGTTCAAAAACTTTAATAGAGTGGAGTTCACTCCGGTAAATATAGATGTAATTAGTTCTTTAATTGCTAATAACGAAGTGAAAGTTGTTGATTTTATCTTTTTAAAAACACATGGTTTAGTTTCTAAAAATGCTAAAGTTAAAGTTTTAGGTCGGGGAACATTTGATGCATCGATTGAAGTTCAAGCCCATGCATTTTCACAATCTGCTATTGAAGCCATAGAAAAGGCTGGAGGTAAAACAGTTGTAGTTATTTAA
- the map gene encoding type I methionyl aminopeptidase, with protein MIYYKTEEEIQVLREGAEILGKAHGEVAKLIREGISTKELDKRAEEFILDNHGKPSFKGYNGFEASLCISVNSVVVHGIPSKYELKSGDIVSVDCGVFFKGYHTDSAYTHPVGEVSAGIKKLLATTKESLYLGIEKATAGNRLGDVCSAIQSHIENQKFSVVRELVGHGIGKSLHEAPEVPNYGKRGSGIKLQEGLVIAIEPMVNLGTKSIVQENDGWTIRTKDNFPSAHFEHTIVVRKEQAEILTTFKYIDKEEI; from the coding sequence ATGATTTACTATAAAACAGAGGAAGAAATACAAGTACTTAGGGAAGGTGCGGAGATATTAGGGAAAGCTCACGGTGAAGTAGCAAAACTAATTCGGGAAGGTATTTCAACCAAAGAGTTAGACAAAAGAGCAGAGGAGTTTATTCTAGATAATCATGGGAAACCATCTTTTAAAGGGTATAACGGTTTTGAAGCTAGTCTTTGTATTTCAGTAAATTCGGTTGTTGTACATGGTATACCTAGCAAATATGAACTAAAAAGCGGAGATATTGTTTCTGTTGACTGTGGTGTTTTTTTTAAAGGTTATCATACAGATTCAGCATATACGCATCCAGTTGGAGAAGTTTCTGCTGGAATAAAAAAGCTTCTAGCTACAACCAAGGAGTCACTTTATTTAGGAATTGAGAAAGCAACCGCTGGTAACCGGTTAGGAGATGTTTGTTCAGCCATCCAGTCTCATATTGAGAACCAAAAATTTTCAGTGGTTCGTGAATTAGTAGGACATGGTATAGGTAAAAGCTTGCATGAAGCGCCAGAAGTTCCTAATTATGGTAAACGAGGTTCTGGTATAAAGCTGCAAGAAGGTTTGGTTATTGCTATAGAGCCAATGGTTAATCTTGGTACTAAAAGCATAGTTCAAGAAAATGATGGTTGGACAATTAGAACGAAAGATAATTTTCCATCTGCTCATTTTGAACATACAATTGTAGTGCGAAAAGAACAGGCTGAAATATTAACCACTTTTAAATATATAGATAAGGAAGAAATATAA
- the secY gene encoding preprotein translocase subunit SecY — MKKFITTIKNIFAIEDLRTRILNTLGFIAIFRLGSYVVLPGIDSSKLQSNSEGIFGLLDTLLGGAFSNASIFALGIMPYISASIVLQLLTIAVPYFQKLQKEGESGRKKINQYTRVLTIAITGAQSIGFIATINAEAIAVSNITFTISSVIILTAGTMFCMWLGEKITDKGIGNGISMLIMIGIVSRLPSALLQEVLSKRLNGALIIILELFVLYLVVMAVVMLTQAVRRIPVQYAKQIGGTTQYSGQRQFIPLKVNAAGVMPIIFAQSLMFIPALIASIWRDTSETASYIGTTFSDYTSWQYNALFGFLILVFTYFYTAISVNPDQISNDLKRSGGFIPGVKPGLATSEYIGDVLDKVTLPGALFLAIIAIFPAIALLFGVTRDFSAFFGGTSLIIMVGVVLDTLNQIESYLLMRHYDGMMKSGKLKGRSPQNIAMAS; from the coding sequence ATGAAAAAGTTTATTACAACTATAAAGAACATATTTGCAATTGAAGACCTAAGGACTCGTATTCTGAATACCTTAGGTTTTATTGCTATTTTTAGATTAGGTTCCTATGTTGTTTTACCTGGCATTGATTCATCAAAACTGCAGTCAAATTCGGAAGGAATATTTGGACTTCTAGATACTTTACTTGGAGGGGCATTTAGTAATGCATCTATTTTTGCACTAGGTATTATGCCCTACATTTCGGCTTCTATTGTTTTACAATTACTAACAATAGCTGTTCCTTATTTCCAAAAACTCCAGAAAGAGGGTGAGTCAGGCAGAAAAAAGATTAACCAATATACGCGAGTTTTAACAATAGCTATAACCGGTGCACAATCCATTGGATTTATTGCAACTATTAACGCTGAGGCTATTGCTGTAAGTAATATTACCTTTACCATTTCATCTGTTATCATTCTGACTGCTGGAACCATGTTTTGTATGTGGTTAGGGGAGAAAATTACAGATAAAGGTATTGGCAATGGTATTTCCATGCTCATTATGATTGGTATAGTTTCTAGATTACCAAGTGCTCTTCTACAAGAAGTACTTTCTAAAAGATTAAACGGTGCTTTAATTATTATTTTAGAGTTATTCGTTCTTTATTTAGTAGTAATGGCTGTAGTAATGCTTACTCAAGCTGTTCGCAGGATTCCAGTTCAATATGCAAAACAAATTGGTGGTACTACTCAGTATAGCGGCCAGCGTCAATTTATACCTTTGAAAGTTAATGCTGCTGGTGTTATGCCAATAATATTTGCACAGTCATTAATGTTTATACCAGCTTTAATAGCATCTATATGGCGTGACACAAGTGAAACAGCATCCTATATTGGTACTACATTTTCTGATTATACTAGTTGGCAGTATAATGCCCTGTTTGGATTTTTGATTCTTGTATTTACCTATTTTTATACAGCTATTAGTGTTAATCCTGATCAGATTTCTAATGATTTAAAAAGAAGCGGTGGATTTATTCCAGGTGTGAAACCTGGCCTAGCTACCTCTGAATATATTGGTGATGTACTTGATAAAGTTACTTTACCTGGTGCATTGTTTTTAGCTATTATAGCTATTTTTCCAGCTATAGCTTTGCTTTTTGGAGTTACCAGAGATTTTTCAGCTTTTTTTGGAGGTACTTCTTTAATCATTATGGTGGGTGTAGTATTAGATACATTAAATCAAATTGAAAGCTATCTTTTAATGCGTCATTATGATGGAATGATGAAATCAGGCAAGTTAAAAGGTAGATCGCCTCAGAATATTGCTATGGCTTCCTAA
- the rpsE gene encoding 30S ribosomal protein S5 has translation MSKNSLRVVRASEIDLKEKVVAIKRVAKVVKGGRRFSFSAIVVVGDGNGVVGYGLGKANEVTDAIAKGIDDAKKNLVKVPVYHHTVPHSIEGKYSGGFVLVKPAAAGTGVIAGGAMRAVFESAGIRDVLAKSKGSSNPHNVVKATFDALSKMRDPLAVAQQRGVNLSKVFNG, from the coding sequence ATGTCAAAAAATAGTTTAAGGGTTGTAAGAGCAAGTGAGATAGACCTGAAAGAAAAGGTTGTAGCTATCAAACGAGTTGCTAAAGTAGTTAAAGGTGGACGGCGTTTTAGCTTTTCGGCTATAGTTGTAGTAGGTGATGGAAATGGTGTGGTGGGTTATGGCCTAGGAAAAGCCAATGAAGTTACAGATGCAATTGCAAAGGGAATAGATGATGCTAAAAAGAATCTGGTAAAAGTTCCGGTTTATCATCATACAGTTCCTCATTCAATTGAAGGAAAGTATTCTGGAGGTTTTGTTTTAGTTAAACCTGCGGCGGCTGGTACAGGAGTAATTGCTGGAGGTGCTATGCGTGCTGTTTTTGAAAGTGCTGGTATTAGAGATGTATTAGCAAAATCTAAAGGATCTTCTAATCCTCACAATGTGGTTAAAGCAACATTTGATGCTTTATCTAAAATGCGCGATCCTTTAGCAGTAGCTCAACAAAGAGGTGTTAATCTTTCTAAAGTTTTTAATGGTTAA
- the rpsH gene encoding 30S ribosomal protein S8, with product MNTDPIADYLTRVRNAIKANHRIVEIPSSKIKKEITRVLHEKGYIQSYRFDDSLIQGTIKIALKYNPNTKQSAIVKLERISKPGLRKYVHFGNLPRVLNGLGVAILSTSKGVMTEKEAKGLNIGGEVLCYVY from the coding sequence GAATACAGATCCTATTGCAGATTATTTAACTAGGGTGCGTAATGCCATAAAAGCAAATCACCGGATAGTTGAAATTCCATCTAGCAAGATAAAAAAAGAAATAACCCGTGTATTACACGAAAAAGGATATATTCAAAGCTATCGTTTTGATGATTCTTTAATACAGGGTACTATTAAGATTGCTTTAAAGTATAATCCAAATACAAAACAATCTGCAATTGTTAAACTGGAAAGAATCAGTAAACCAGGACTACGTAAGTATGTACATTTTGGCAATTTACCACGGGTTCTAAACGGTTTGGGAGTAGCTATTCTATCTACTTCTAAAGGGGTAATGACTGAAAAAGAAGCAAAAGGTCTGAACATTGGTGGCGAAGTTCTTTGCTACGTATATTAA
- the ykgO gene encoding type B 50S ribosomal protein L36 yields the protein MKVKASVKKRSEDCKVIRRKGKLYVINKKNPRYKQRQG from the coding sequence ATGAAAGTTAAAGCATCTGTTAAGAAAAGAAGCGAAGATTGTAAAGTGATTCGGCGTAAAGGCAAGCTTTACGTGATTAACAAAAAGAATCCACGTTATAAACAAAGACAAGGGTAA